A window from Zingiber officinale cultivar Zhangliang chromosome 7A, Zo_v1.1, whole genome shotgun sequence encodes these proteins:
- the LOC122001470 gene encoding endoglucanase 24-like, whose amino-acid sequence MVSSKYSKGCTGWLIVAAVAILVAVAAVLTIKEKHHHHRDVLPVPGPPGAIDKKYADALAVALQFFQIQKSGKLVDNKISWRGDSALDDGKEAGLDLSKGMYDSGDHIKFGFPMAYTATLLSWSILEYGDQMDVVNQLQIALDALKWITDYLINAHPSDNVLYIQVGDPDLDHKCWERPETMAEKRPLVQVNKTAPGTDVAAETSAAMAAASLVFKNINTTYSDLLLQHAQKLFTFADTYRGSYSVSIPKVQNFYNSTSYEDELLWAASWLFHATRDKTYLSYVTVQHGNAFADWGRPTWFSWDDKRAGTQVLLSRIKLFGSHQSSNAEMKGLQLYRQTAEAVMCGLLPDSPTATFSRTDGGLVWVDQWNALQHPVAASFLAIVYSDYMLTSCTPELQCSGKTYSPNDLRNFAVSQADYILGNNPMKLSYLVGYGTSYPQQVHHRGASIPANAKTGCDGFQWLNSTKSNPNVALGGLVGGPFKNDSFIDSRNNSMQTEPSTYNNAVLVGLLSGLVTTSSVATSFP is encoded by the exons ATGGTGTCGTCCAAGTACAGTAAAGGGTGCACCGGGTGGTTGATAGTGGCTGCAGTGGCGATTCTCGTCGCCGTGGCTGCCGTGTTAACGATCAAGGAGAAACATCACCACCACAGAGACGTCCTCCCAGTTCCCGGGCCACCCGGGGCCATCGATAAGAAGTATGCTGATGCTCTGGCAGTAGCTCTGCAGTTCTTCCAAATTCAAAAAT CGGGTAAGTTAGTCGACAACAAGATCTCTTGGAGAGGGGATTCAGCTTTGGATGATGGAAAAGAAGCAGGATTAGACCTATCAAAAGGAATGTATGATTCAGGGGATCACATTAAGTTTGGTTTTCCCATGGCTTATACTGCAACATTGTTGTCATGGTCAATTCTGGAATACGGTGACCAAATGGATGTTGTGAACCAGCTGCAGATAGCGTTAGATGCTCTCAAGTGGATCACGGATTATTTGATAAATGCCCATCCTTCCGACAATGTGCTATACATCCAG GTGGGTGATCCTGATTTAGACCACAAATGTTGGGAAAGGCCAGAAACAATGGCAGAAAAGAGGCCTCTTGTTCAAGTTAACAAAACTGCTCCAGGAACAGATGTGGCAGCTGAAACATCTGCTGCTATGGCTGCAGCTTCCTTGGTCTTCAAAAATATTAACACAACCTATTCAGATTTGCTCCTTCAGCATGCCCAGAAGTTATTTACTTTTGCTGATACCTACAGAGGTTCTTATAGTGTCAGCATTCCGAAAGTCCAGAATTTCTACAACTCTACTAGTTATGAGGATGAACTCTTGTGGGCCGCTAGCTGGCTTTTTCATGCCACTAGAGATAAAACATACCTAAGCTATGTAACTGTGCAACATGGAAATGCTTTTGCTGACTGGGGAAGACCAACATGGTTCAGCTGGGATGACAAACGGGCTGGAACTCAG GTTCTTTTGTCTAGGATAAAATTGTTTGGCTCTCATCAATCATCAAATGCAGAGATGAAGGGTCTGCAATTGTATAGACAAACAGCTGAAGCAGTGATGTGTGGTTTGTTGCCGGATTCCCCTACGGCCACTTTTAGTAGAACAGACG GTGGATTGGTGTGGGTAGACCAGTGGAATGCTCTTCAGCATCCAGTTGCTGCTTCATTCTTGGCTATAGTTTACAGTGATTACATGCTTACCTCTTGTACGCCCGAACTCCAGTGCAGTGGAAAGACTTATTCTCCTAATGATCTACGGAACTTTGCTGTATCCCAG gctGACTACATCTTGGGTAATAACCCAATGAAGCTCAGTTACCTGGTAGGATATGGAACCAGCTATCCTCAACAGGTTCACCATAGGGGGGCATCAATTCCAGCTAATGCCAAGACTGGTTGTGATGGCTTCCAGTGGCTCAACTCGACAAAGTCGAACCCAAATGTGGCCCTAGGAGGACTTGTGGGTGGGCCATTTAAGAACGATTCTTTCATCGACAGCCGCAACAATTCTATGCAGACTGAGCCTAGTACCTACAACAATGCAGTACTGGTTGGATTGCTGTCTGGCCTGGTCACCACCTCTTCTGTGGCTACTTCTTTCCCTTAG